DNA sequence from the Marinilongibacter aquaticus genome:
AAGTTGAACCAATTGGTCACGGTCCTTGGATGACCTATGAAAAGTTGATAGTAAAGCCTGGGCAGACTCTGGAATTTATTTTCCCTGAAGATTTTAGTGCCCGCTGGATCCGTTTCAAAACAGATAAAGCATGTAAGGCTTCAACAATTCTTAAGTACGAATGATTGGTATTTCGAAAGAATTCATGAGAAACATCAAACCTCTATTCAGCCTTCCTGTGCTCGTGGCTGCTCTGGGCTATTTTGTGGACATCTACGATATGCTGCTTTTTGGTATAGTCAGAATTCCCAGTCTAAAGGCCTTGGGGCTTAGCCCAGAGCAAGTTTCTTTAGAGGGTGTCAAAATACTGAACTGGCAGATGACCGGCTTGATATTGGGGGGCATACTTTGGGGCATAATGGGCGACAAGAAAGGGCGTTTGTCCGTTCTATTTGGTTCGATCCTTACCTATTCTTTGGCCAATATAATGTGCGGATTTGTGAGTTCGGTCGCGGTTTACAAAGTCTTGCGTTTCGTGGCTGGAGTGGGTTTGGCCGGAGAACTTGGGGCGGGTATAACTTTAGTGTCTGAAATTTTGCCCAAACGCTTACGGGGAATTGGCACTTCGATGGTGGCGGGAATAGGCTTGCTGGGGGCTGTATTTGCTTTTTTCACAGTAGAACTTTTCGATTGGCGAACAGCTTATTTTGTGGGTGGAGGCATGGGTGTTCTGCTGCTACTTCTCAGGTTGGGTGTTTTTGAATCGGGAATTTTCCAAAGCGTAAAAGAACGAAACGATTTGGTGAAAGGAGATTTCTTCGCCCTTTTCAGAAAGAAAGAAAGGCTCCTTAGGTATCTCAAATGCATTGGAATTGGCCTGCCTACATGGTTTGTAATAGGCATTTTGGCCACTTTCAGCGATGAGTTCGGCCTCGATTTGGGCATTCGTGAAACGGTAGATCCCGGCCTTGCCATAATGTGGTGTTATATTGGCCTTTCCATTGGCGATATATCGAGCGGTTTTTTGAGTCATTATCTGAAATCGAGGAAAAAAGCAGTGTTGTACATGATGGTGTTTACTTTTTTCTGTTCGGGATTGTACCTGTATTCTGGAGTTAGCTCCGTGGTCGCACTTTATGCTTTGATTGGCTTTTTGGGCTTTGGAATTGGCTATTGGGCTATGTTTGTCACCATTGGGGCTGAGCAGTTTGGCACAAACCTGAGAGCTACAGCGGCCACCACCATACCGAATATGGTGAGGGGGACGGTGGTGCTGATGACAACCCTTTTTGTGGTTTTCAAAGGTTCTTTTTCAACTGTCAACGCCGGTGGTCTTGTGGGGCTGCTTTGTTTCATTGTGGGCTTTTACAGCATTCTGACCATCCCAGAAACTCACGATAAAGACCTAGATTATTTAGAAGTATAGTTAAAACATGGATATAGTAAGGTTAAAGAAAGGTCCTCGGCAATGCCGGGGATTTTTTTCGTGTCAAGCAAAGAGTGCCGATGGTTCTAATTTGTGCCTTGTGCTGTTTCAATTTGCGACTTCAATTTCAATGCCTCTTCATTGTGGGGTTTTAAGGCCAGAGAATAAGAAATGTATTTTTCGGCTACGGAGTAATTGCCGAATTGCAAATAGGCACTTGCAATCTGGTTGTGCAGTTCAATACTTGTATTTCCCTGTTGGAGTTCGTCTTTGAGTAATGCCAAATGTTGTACAATGGTTTCCAACTCTTGAAGGTTTGAGGGTTTGTGCCCGTTTTTCAGGGCATATTGTAAAAAGGGTAGGGCTTGTTTGGGCCTATCTAGCTTGAGAAGAGCCACGAATGCCTTTTGGGCTCTCGCGTAATTGGGCTCTTTTTTGAAGGCTCTTTGTAAATAGTTTATGGTTTTTTCGGAGTCATTTTCGGCCATAGAAAACTTTAGGGCCTCGTCGTACCACTTTATTTCATGCGGGAATTCCAGCATCAAGGCTTCACATATTTTCAAGCACATGGTACTGTTTTTTGCTTTGGCATATGAAATCAACAAAGCTTCCATGGCTTTTCGCCAAGATATTTGATGAATCGCCAATGCACCGGCCAATTGTTCCTCTATACTTTTGGGCTTGGCCTCTTCTTTGGGCATTTCTTGGTAAAAGGGCCAGCCTTCTTTTAAAATCATGATTTCGTATTGACCTTGTAGCGAATCCACTTTTGTGATAGGCATTTGGCTCCTCATTTCATCGAAAGACCATTCGCGGGTTCCCTTAAATGGCAATATTTCACTCTCTTCCAGGGCTTGGTAAAAGGATTGAGCCATCAGGGCATAGCCAAACAGATTGGGGTGCACGTGCTCGAGAAGTGTGTTTTCGCCCAAAATTCCATTCGGAGAGTACTGCCTGAAGTTTCGATTCGTTTCGACCAATTTCACCAAGGGATAATCTTTTGCCAGTTTGTGGATGCTTTTGTTCAAGGCTTCTGGTGCCCGAAAACGGAGCAAATCCAATTCTTTGGCGGCGATCAAATGTTTCCTTGCAGATATGAAATCTCCGTTTCGATAGGATATTCTGCCCAATTTGAATTGGATATCTGCCGAACGGCTGGAATCCCGGTTGTCGCTGATAAAGGGTTTGAGGTCCTTTTCGTTGCTGACAAGGTCACTCAAAAAAGTGGGAATGCGGTGTGCACTCAAAACCTCGCAGAGCTCGCTCATATTCTTGTCGAATTGCTCGATTCCGGCACGGTATGCATTGGAATTTATTTCTATTTCTTGATCCAAAACCATACGTTTCATGAGGTTTTCACTCTTGTCTACCGCCTTTTTGCCAAAAAGCTTCAACACGGATTGGCCCAGTTTGTCGGCCAATTGTACAAAACGCAATTGGCGGCATCGGATCAAGAAATGGACCAAGGAAGGGCTGTTTCCTGCCCAGCCTGTGGCCCCCACACCTAAAGCACCATAATACTCATTGTGTCCCGTATAGACCATCACGGCATCGGGTTCGTATTCGACAATTTCTCGACCGAAATCCAAAACAGTGTAGGAGTTCACGGCCGTCATGGCAAGGTTTATGATTTCAAAGTCCATTTCCGGAAATGTGTGCATTAAGCGGTAGCTGAGCCAGCGATGAAAGGCTCCGTTATGCATGTAGGGATAACCAATTGTGGTGGATTCGCCCAGTACGAAAACCCTGAATGTGCCTTTCTTTTTTTGCTTTGCAAAGGGCTCTTGGTTGCCTTGGGTGGCGTTATCCGAGTGGCCAAAATACCTATCGGATACCCGAGGGTTCAAAATCAAATAATCTTTTTGCCCAGGCTGATCGATAAAAATGGACAGGTTTTCACCGTAGCCAAAGAACCGGAGAGCCCCTTCCAAAAGCAGAAGAAAAACCAGAGGCAGCAGCAGGGCGATGACCTTGAAGGTCGCCGTGCGAAGTTTTCCAGTGCTAGGCTTGAAGCCGGTCATTTTGTTCGGTTTTAATATTTATACATAAAGCATCAGTGCAGGAATGCTGCACTGATGCTTTTCAAGAGCATAACTTGAATATGGGCAATTCAAAAGAATGAATTTAATATCCAGGGTTTTGCTTCATGTTCGAATTCGCCGACATTTCCAATACCGGAATGGGCTGAGCGTAATCCGTATCGTTCCATTGAATCTGCCCACCTCTTATTTTTTCGTAAAAAGCAGCTTCTTTATCACCAATTTTCCATCGGCACACATCGAACCACCAATTGAACTCGCCGAAAAATTCAGCCCATCTTTCATATTTAAGCGGATCGTTTTTCAACAATGCATCGCTGGCCATTGTTTTGTCGGATAGGCTGGCGTAGTCGACAGGCGAGGGGGAGTTTACATCGTAATCATAGGCTCGTCGTTTCACTTTATTGATGAATTCGAGAGCGGAGGTCTCGTCGCCCGTTTCAATTAGGGTTTCGGCATAAAGCAAATAGATATCTGCCAATCGCAACCACAGAATATTGCTTCCATTAGCTCTGTTCACTTCCAATTCGGTGCCTTCTAGATTTACATATTTTCTGAAACTCCAAGCTTCCATATCAGTTTCGGAGATATCGAGATAATGGGAAATCGGCTTGGTTACGCCCGATACGGTCATGGAATCTACATACGGTTGAAGGCAAGCTACCCAAAGCCGGGGATCCACCGATTTTGCCTCTCGGGCTGCAATGGATTTTGAAATGTATTCGGGGTCTACATTTTCTACATTGGCGGCAAGGGTTCCGGCTGGGAAATAGTGCCCCTCTTTGAAACCAAAGCGTTCGATGTTTTTCTCAT
Encoded proteins:
- a CDS encoding MFS transporter, which gives rise to MRNIKPLFSLPVLVAALGYFVDIYDMLLFGIVRIPSLKALGLSPEQVSLEGVKILNWQMTGLILGGILWGIMGDKKGRLSVLFGSILTYSLANIMCGFVSSVAVYKVLRFVAGVGLAGELGAGITLVSEILPKRLRGIGTSMVAGIGLLGAVFAFFTVELFDWRTAYFVGGGMGVLLLLLRLGVFESGIFQSVKERNDLVKGDFFALFRKKERLLRYLKCIGIGLPTWFVIGILATFSDEFGLDLGIRETVDPGLAIMWCYIGLSIGDISSGFLSHYLKSRKKAVLYMMVFTFFCSGLYLYSGVSSVVALYALIGFLGFGIGYWAMFVTIGAEQFGTNLRATAATTIPNMVRGTVVLMTTLFVVFKGSFSTVNAGGLVGLLCFIVGFYSILTIPETHDKDLDYLEV